The genomic DNA TGAAGCAATACACTGtgatgaatcagttaagtgggagtctacaatgaaagatgagatgaactATTTTACGTCAAATttgacttgggagctcactaagctaccaaagggaaaaaAACTTCACGACAAATGGATCTTTAGGTtgaaagaagaacatgataaaaccattaGGTACAAAGTAAAGTTGGTTGTGAAATGATTTCAATAGAAAGaatgtattgactacaatgagatattctctctagtggtcaaattgatgacaatcaaaactattttgagtttagTTGTGAAAAAAGACTttaatcttcaacaaatggatgtcaaaactgcttttcttcatggtgatttggatgaagagaaTTACATTCGACAATCACAAGgctttgaaatcaaaggaaaatatGAGTTTGTgtgtaaatttaaaaagagtTTGTATgatttgaaacaggctccaagctATGACACAagtggtacaagaaattcgATATCTTCAttaaaagtaacaattttttgaggtgtgaagctgatcattgctgctatatcaagaggtttgataaatttaatttatattattctgctcttctacgttgatgacatgttgattgttggagcaaacttgtatgagattaacaagctaaaGAAAAAGTTcttgaaaagtttgcaatgaaggatttgggtgctataaaacaaatcattgggatgCAAATTTTCAGGAataaagaagttctcaagcttttcacaagaataatatgtgaagaaagttcttaacgggttcaacttgtatgatgcaaaaccaatgactaccccttagctagtcacttcaaaCTATCTAAAGATTAGTCGACTTCAACAgtggataaaaaaattacatgaccACTGTTTCGTATGCCTCTGTCATTAGTTGTATTAtatatgcgatggtttgcacaagaccagacataacacatgtagtgggagttgttagctgATATATTagcaatccgggtagacaacattggaaAGCAGTAAAACgaatactacgatacttaagaggaagtatgaGTCTCGCTTTATATTTTCGAAAGTCTCATATGAGTTTGGAATGATATGTTGAtgttgacaatggtggtgatgttgatagtaggaaaaACACAACATATTACATTTATACTCTAGAAGGTACTTCAATcagttgagtttcaaaattgtagaagattattgttctttctagttgtgagacagagtatgttgttgtgatagaggctgctaaggagatgatgtggtgtAACATTTTTtacgagaattgggtcaagactacgagagaagtgtgttgcgatgcgacagtcagagtgtcattcatttgacaAAGAATACTATTTACCATGGCAGGACAAAGAATATACAAGTttattatcatttcatccgatcagctttagaagatggagtgttatctcttgagaagattcccgggagtgagaacccatctgatatgttgacgaaggTTGTGACAAACGAGAAACTAAAATtatgtgcaacttcagttgttcttcttcgttaagacaacGGATGGAAAGTcgctaccgatcgagagatgatgaagttagtctctaATTGGAAGATTGTTGAATTATGGaacctacacttataataaactctacaaaagttaattagagtttattgggtttaacTTGGGCTTGGGGCTAACCAagaattatttaagttttattattatttttctttatagtgaaatctggtaTCTGAAGTGAACGTAactcatttgagtgaaccactataaatttttgttttcttatgttatttttttttattctatccttttaaataaatcaaatttgggagattcaaatccttaatatatatatatatatagaaatcatccaattttattaatcatagGTTCACGTTCACCATTGATTTTATATCATCAACAAGACGCTTAAAATTACTTTGCGAAGATCCATTTTCCATAATACTTTGCTCAGCCATTCTTGCTAATTCATTAGCCGATCCAGCAAACTTCTCTCTTTTTCCTTCCTCCACAAGCTCATTGATCAATCTTTCGATCACTACTCGATCGCAAGTATCTTTCATGTCCAATCCAATCTTCCATATCTCACTAACCATCCTGCCATTTACCAGCTGATCAAAAAACTGCGGCCAACAAAGCATCGGCACGCCGGAGACGATGCTCTCCAGCGTCGAGTTCCACCCACTGTGTGTAAAAAACCCGGCAATTGCTCGATGAGATATAACGTCTTCCTGCGGCGCCCAACTCACCAAACACCCTCTCTCCTCCGTTGCCTTCTTTATCTCATCAGGAATTTCCTCATTCAACAGATCTCCGCCGGCAATCACCGCATTAGGCCGTCGGACCCATAAGAATCTCCGGCAGCTATTCACCAGTCCGTACCAGAACTCTATGACTTGGTGCTTCTCCATCACGGCGAGACTTCCGATGCTGACGTAGATCACAGATTTGTCAGGCTGCTGATCGAGCCAGTTCATGCAACTCCGGTCTTCCTTCCATAGACTATTTGTTGAGTCTTTTGAAGTGATTGATTGAGTTTTGGCGAGTTGTGATTTCAGGTAGCTGTGGATAGGGCCGATTGAATAGACATTTGGAACTAGACACCGGATTTGAGCTAGGGCAATCGGTCCGTCTAGTTCCTCAAATGTGTTTAGTATCAGACCGCGAGCTTCAGGGACTCTACGATTCTCAAGCACTAATTTGCCGACGAGGGGATGGTTCTTCAGGTCATTGACTCTGTAGAAGTTTGGAAGGTCTCTTCGCCGGAGAAACCCTTCCATGCCCGGGACGTTATTAATAAGAACATCCAAATCGTTGCCTGAAATGATTaccaatcatatatataatcgCAATTAGACAGAGTTCATACCTATGAATCACATTCAAGAGAAAGTGGAAATCTCACCCTCGAACGGAACCTCGCCGGAGTCAATTAGTTTCTGTAAACAGAAGCAAGCCCAGAGGCCGCAAGGACTGAtggtttcaaaataaatgacagGAACGCCAACTTCATCGGCAACATCATGAGCGAAGTTCAAGATACCATCTGCAATTAAGCAGTTAACATTCTTACTCATCCCACCTGGAGCTAACATCTTCTTCAAGAGTGGCGTCGCCATTTTCTCTAACCCATCAAATATCTCCATAAATCGATCTCCAGATCGAGGGTTTTCTTCCGGGAGACCATCAGGAACAGTAGCGAACTGGAATGTTGGGTATTTTGAAAACCGGTTTTCAATATCGGTGCAGGCGAGCAGGCGGCGGTGGTTGTGGTCAGTGTTGAGAAATGTGATGGTGATTCCTCCGGCGAGGCAGAGAAGCTCGGCTAGCTTGAGCATACAGTTGACTGGTCCCTGAACAGGTAATGGGAAGATGAGAACATGGGGAAGAGGATTTGGGTTTTCCCTTTCTTCCTCCATGTTTGTTTTGACTTTTGATTATTCATTCATTTGTCTGGTTTTTCTTATAGAGTTGGTGCAATGGCCATTGTTTCTTTTTCTACGCACTGAGTTCACTGGTCTAtcaaataatacttttaaatgaTAGATTAAGATATAATACACccattataaaattatgtccTTAAAAGCTTCACAAAATTTTACTTATAATCTCATTGTTTTATTTAGCTTTCATATGCCTCTTCTGTTttgtaaatcaaatattataccTAATTTTGTTGTTTAAACAACAATATTTGTGTAAAATCATATACTAATAGcaaaacaaaccaaacaaaagaTGGTTTAATTGAATATGGAGGTCATCAAGCATGAGGTAAACTTTTATTTGCCagttagttttaataatttatatttggttATGTTATGAAGATCATACCGATCTTGTATCTTGTGGATTTAACGATAATATATTGAAtggttttataatattttgaatgtcAAATTCTATAAATCTAATCATTCATATTCTATAAGTTAATTTGTAAACTATTTtgacattaataaaataaacttattaaataaagattaagatGGTATGCttatgttataaattaattaatatatttaagaattgCTCAGTTATTTGAATAGTTCATACATcgattctaatatatatatcgAATTTTATTGTATGAAAACTTATATTTAGTCATATATACGGTGTATCAAATCGGTAGAGTGGTTTAGAGCTTCTAAACAATTGAAATAAGTTGAAGcatcaaatgttaaaaaaaaagtgttagaaccctaatttcaatttcatttaaGTACGAGCCTAACTTGTGCCATTAAGCCTGTCTCTTATTATCTGTTTCTACTTGTTTAATTAGCCCCGAGGTTGTTTTGGTCGGTTTAAGgaagtttattatatttgtaatgtGCTGGCTTTCTTTGACTCTTTTGATTTATGCAATATCTTAACCGCTACCAACAAATTAATCAAACCGAGAAAGACAGACAGAAACgtaagatatataatttttttttttttttttttttttatgtataattgtttttttgaaatgttgacatttttaataaataaatttatcttaaaatttggaacaaatgtaaaataaacatattttttaacaacacaatgaatattaaattaaaatttgagaatatccaaacaaaggtagaaGTACTCAAatcttcatttaaattaaaactgaCTTCTAAAGTAGAGAAGAAGTGTATTGAAGATTGAGAGTGTGTGGTAGTTGAAAACTTTATTGGGAAAAATATAGTATCATTTTCAACTAACAAAGTTGCTCAAATTAAATAGTGGGGAGAAAAGGGATTTGACAGAGTTTTTGTAAACATACATGACTTCTACTTCTTTCAGTTCAAAAATTGCTCAAATCTAAAAGAAATTCTGGAGAAAGGACATGCATACATAGGATCAACTTGCATGAAGTTGGAAAAGTGGTCAAAAGAGATGAATTTACATAGCAGACCAAAAGAAACGGTccaaatttggttcaagctcAGGAACATTtcagcccacatgtacaatgctgaagcaattagtcattttgtaggTAAAATTGtaaatcattatatatggacTAAATAagtgaaggaggagagcacatATCCTTTGCTAAATTAGCATTGAATTGCATCTTAGGAGCGTTTTTCCAATAAAAATGGCAGTTGTTGACATAAACGAAAAGCACAGTGTCATGAAGATCTCTTATGAAAGGAAATTAAATAGGTGTGTTTTTTGTAACACTTttctgcacaataaatgtgataaaactaaagaagaagagtagAAAAACCAAAAAAGCAAGAAGcagaaaagaaaacaaagaaataaaggagaccaaactcaaagatcaaacagttGTAGAAGAAAGTAAGAAAAATTCTGGGAAAAATGAAAGCagtgaaagaaagaaagtaaaagaGAATCAAGGTAAAGAGGAAAAGAAAAGTTTCTATAATGCGAAGGATCGTGATGGAAATgaaagatgaacctcaagttattgttgaggaaactcaagaagAAGATAGCCAAAATTTCAAAGTTGAAATAGAGAATTCTAAAACCGATAAAGAATATTCCAAAACCAATGTGGAGTCTGAAACTGAAGTCGAAGATAAGGAATACAAGAACACAGAAATTCAAGATAAAGATAACAAGGTTAAATCActgaaattctcagaaacaattctttctattaAATCAGAACGTGTTCATATAAAGAGataatttaaaatgagaaacaacaatagtCATTATCCTCTTTAATACAGTCTCCTTTAATCGTTAGAGGAAGTGGAAGAGGAAAAGGAAAGGGAAAAGGTCTCTCAATGAAAATGAATGGTATGCGAAAATGTCAAGTTGGGATAGTtaagtttgaatgtagtcttttctgtttttaatctatattttgtttagaatatATGAATGCTAATAATCggttttttatgatattttgattGTTATCATTAATCATAAATAGGGcttgtttaattttgatttctaACCCTCTCACTTTTGAGATCTTAATGAAATGGTTtctactatttaaaaaaaataataataataatagatggaCAAATATATGCTTAGACCAGAGCCATTGATTCATGCTAATTATGAGTAATCTTATTTTGTTACATCAAATCTAAGGCTTCTAATTTTTCTAGTGGCGgcagataattttttttaagcaaagTATAAggacttaatatatattatatatatatatatatatatatatatttataggcaAATGGTGCCTAGAAATATTTTCAGGAGAATCTCTCAACAAATCTATGTTATTAATTAGTAACTATGACATTTATTattggaaaaaagctcacttaaacgtatgtactaataaaatgtcatttaaacgtacgtattattaaaaattggctcatttagcctcttttagtaactatggttaacttttatttttaaatttatatatttattaattaaatattaatatattttctctctctttccttttcatttattatttcatttattactaataaatgaaccctctatttttatctttttataattttttattatttttatatgaatattttgattaattattttaattttaatatatatatatatgaagattcatcattaattattttaactctttatttcttccttttattatattcacattaattattaattattttaaaattgtttgattccaataattgaatataacaatgaaaattctttcaacaataaaaatccttcaacacaaaaataaattaattaagaattaagaatggaataataataaaaactcattcatcaaacactaaaagagtaataatcaaatattagacaaaacaattcatttactactaatataagttgtgaataaaaattaaataaaaaattattaattttatttttatttatattaaactaaataagaaaaaacccttcaaaaaaatattacagtaagacataaaattcataaataagttgttaaatttttataaaaaaatgacaatttaaGAAATACGAGAAATAAAACTAacaaaaaaagattaaatataaaagagaaattaatattaaaataataaaaaatttaagaataaaataaattacctagtttaattaatgaaaaagaaggagagagaaaatatattaatatttaattaataaatatataaatttaaaaataaaagttaaccatggttattaaaagagaCTAAAtaagccaatttttgatagtacatatatttaaatgaccttttattagtacatacgtctaagtgagctaggtGTACAaactttttttcctttattattAATAGTGAAGTCTTTAAGTATgaggagagaaaaaagagataaactttttcttattttttttcatttcagtgACAcgtcattttcttttcttcctcgcaaatcatttttcatattattgatGCTTGCATCATCCTTCCTTAAATTTGATTGCGTCATCCTTTCTACGATTACATAATGATAATAtgaatttaattcatttatttattatttttgagtgTGATCGATTGTTGGcatattaattattgaaaaaagtGTTGGCTAgttctaattatattttaggtttgtttaatcatgaattattcaaataaataaaaaattacttccctcacttttttatttatcaaattaatttataaatttattaaaatgttaaaataatatatattttaaattattattttttattttatttatatatattaatactttttaattattttatcaaaaaaatcggggaatttgaggaaatgaccctcaAGAGGGGCCTTATTACATATGGTGTGAACCCATAATtttaatagcgctggtgacccttttttttctgacgaaaatgtctctattgcgtcacgcatcctcagattgcgtgacgcaattttttatttttttatttttcaaaaaattttaattatgaaagtTTTTAGACGAAAATGCCctagttgcgtcacgcaacccccgttgcgttacgcaatcgcgtcacgcaaccgcgTCACGCAATcccaggtgcgtcacgcaaccgcgagacgaaaaaaaaaatcggttgcgttacgcaaggatataattgtcattaaaaaaaagggtcaccagcgctattaaaATTTTGGGCCAGCACCATATGTAATAAGGCCCCTCTtgagggtcatttcctcaaattcccaaaaaaatcatataccatctttaaaattattattaatcatccATTTTTTTCGTCTATAGGttatttcaataattccaaGCGACCACAggctttattattattaaagttactAATAGTCAAATTAACTATGACATGATTACtacaatgatattttttttatctcaaatcttgattgaaatttaaatttattgatgaTGATAAAAAGAATTGTATCTAACAAAATTATTGGTGTGTTTTTGaagtttattcaaattcaatataaatagtttaaaaagtctaaaatataaatatatatactatataatatctatatatttatgactagataaacaaacaaacaaaatcagaCCCTTTTTTCCACAAGGTCATGGTcaatcctaaattatttttttattttaaaattacgaAATGGGTCAAGTTGTAGAGTACATGATTAGTGCATgtagtattattttatatttgttattattactattttcaTCATTTATCTTTGTTTATGACATAGTGGTATACCATTAGTTCACATTTGTATTAaagtttgatattattataaaatactctcttttttttttttttttgttaaaattaaactaattagaCATGTTTcattaagaattttaataatatcattctcctctttaaaatatttcatcaatattcaaatcattaattaaactgttttagagaaaaataaatagttatataaacttactttttataaaattaaaaaaacaaaaaatatatataaatacgtAAAGCCGCCGTAACCGAAATACACAAGTAGGCAGTAGCAAACACCATTTAATATCTACAAGACTATATCATTGACTCATTCTCTACCAATGAGTCTTAGAGCTagtttgatattgtttttacatatttttcttttgatatTTTATCAGTATTTTAGAAATTACATTTCTATCCATcactattattttaactataaatcatttatttcattaactaaactactaaaataacaaaaaaaaaaaaaaaatcaataacatatttttttcatcaaacaatatttttgttttggataacaaacatcaaacaaaaGATTTATGAATTCTTAGCCCTTATAAATTCGGACCCACCTTTCTCCCTTCTTTTCACTCAGCTCCACTAAATTAAAACTAGCTAGCTGAATCAAGATatcctaaattacttatatatatgaGCACTCTAATCTTCCAGGTctctaaaacaaaaattattcatatttgatCACAATTAATAACACTTGGTTCGATAGATCCGGTCGGGCCGGGAAATAGAATGGCGGTTGTAGACAGCGGTGTGAAGACGTCCAGGGAGCTTGATCAGACACCAACATGGGCGGTGGCCGGAGTTTGCGCCATCATCATTCTCATCTCCCTTGCTCTCGAAAAGGGTCTTCATAAAGTCGGCACTGTATGTACTATTCATTTATATATCTACTAGTCTTGTATTTAATTTATGCTGTATATGTTGAGTAAGTGagtaattttgttaattaatttgttcAGTGGTTCACAGTAAAGCAAAAGAAAGCTTTGTTTGAAGCGTTGGAGAAGGTGAAAGCAGGTAGGTAGCtagataaaaatgaaaatatataatttagggtttatataataattaatgaatgatTGTGAATTAATTTGGTGGTGGCAGAGTTGATGATTCTGGGATTTATTTCGTTGTTGCTGACATTTAGTCAATACTACATAGCAGAAATATGCATTCCAGTTAAGGTGGCCAATACTTTTTTGCCCTGTCCGCTAAAGTACCCGGCAAAATCCAAGCTCCCTGGCGGCGCTAGGAGGCTTTTCTCGTTAGAGCGCCGGATTCTGGCCGGTGGCAAAGGCGCCGCTTGTAAGAAtgtgagtatatatatattttattttgtttttgaattatcGAGATCAGAGATGACACCTAATCAAATTCGTGATATTTTGGTCACTTAACTCGGACCTCAGACCGTATgtgttatttttgtatattaataatgaatacaTGTTTAGGGAAAGGTGCCGCTTATAACAGTGGAAGGGCTGCATCAGTTgcatatattgatattttttatggcAGTTCTTCATGTTATATATAGCGCAACAACCATGGGGTTGGGTAGATTGAAGGTAATTTTAagtacataattaattatatttaattaattattaggtACATCAAActgataattaataaataataattgacaGATCCGGGGTTGGAAGCAGTGGGAGGAGGAGACGTTGTCCCCTGACTATGAGGTTTCAAACggtaaaatgatatattaattatgttataataaattgcatcaatttattaatataattaattatatattttgtatgtgTAATGTGTGTGCAGACCCATCAAGATTCAGACTTAGTCATGAGACTTCTTTTGTGCGCGCCCACACCAGTTATTGGACTAAAATTCCCATCTTCTTCTAcatggtaattaattaattaattaattaattaagcaaCCTAAATATTGACTGTTGAAttgtaaattaaattcaattcaaaatcgTATTGAATTGCATGCTGTACTTAATTATAAATAGGGATGCTTTTTCCGTCAATTTGCGAAATCGGTTAGCAAGTCAGACTATCTTACTCTTCGGAATGGATTCATCAATGTgagtaattatttaattaattaatttatgaccatgtatgttaatttaattacatatattGTTTTCATGATCGAATCGAACAGGTTCATTTGGCACCGGgaagtaaatttaattttcaaagataCATAAAACGTTCGTTAGAAGATGACTTTAAAACAATTGTTGGCGTAACGTAAGCATTCCaatattatagatattataatgcattttttttctttttcaacttCCATGGACaaatatctaataattaatcttcttatgtggtttgatttggtttggttGTCATGACATCATGATCTCACAGTCCTTTCCTGTGGGCATcgtttgttttcttcttgttcCTCAACATCGATGGTAAGTATTAATTAGctaggtaaaaaaaaattatttataaatgatcatgattaattaatttattgatttgatttattaatcTGCAGGTTGGCTAACATTGTTTTGGGCATCCTTAATTCCTCCCATTGTAAGCATATTCATGCAATAATTGCACAATTGAaattaatagtatatatatatatatatatgaaatgcaatgagtttaattaattaggatatacatatatagataatattaagtGTGGGGACTAAGCTTCAAGCAATAATAACAAGAATGGCACTTGACATTTCTGAAAGACACGCTGTGGTACAAGGAATGCCTCTCGTGGAAGGGTCGGATAAATACTTCTGGTTCGGAAAGCCAAAATTACTCCTTCAACTTATCCACTTCGCCTTATTTCAAAACGCCTTTCAAATCACCTATTTCTTGTGGATtatggtaattaattaattcaattactCTTAGTGTAACACATGTGTactaatattaatcaattaatttccTAATTCCACAGTATAAGTTTGAGCTCACATCTTGCTTCCACGACAATTTTGGCCTCCGAATTGCAAAAGTCGTTTTTGGGTGAgtatatatttagattatgaCCAATTGATCAATCAATATTACATCtccttaaaatttaattatttaaaatctaacataatatattatatatatatgtatatatatagaattgGAATCCTCTTCTTGTGCAGCTATATCACTCTCCCACTTTATGCACTTGTAGCtcaggtaattaattaattaatttcatgatttcataattatatgtacatgaatagtttaaaaaattaattattggaaATGTATATATTGCATACAGATGGGGACACAACTAAAGAGATCAATATTTGATGAGCATACTTCCAAGGCATTGGAGAATTGGCGTAAAGCTGCCctaaaaaatgaacaaaatatatgacacatttaaaaacatttatacctCATTTATACCTTCCTCGTGTAAaccttaattaataatgtttgaaattttatttacgcTGCTTAAAAAGTGAAGCAAGCGTTACTGTTGATTACAGAACTTATAGAATCATtcataatatcattttaaatgtttataagTATAAATGTTTGCAAAATCATTTACATAGTcgagtaaaatatttatatttatatttacgtttataattctgaataattaatattttaaataataatttattctatttaagtttataattctGAATAATGGATAGTTTTCattatagtttcttttatttacatatataattctaaataattgataattttatatataacttcttatatttttgtctgtaattcttaatttttatctgtaatttttaatttttgtctgtaattcttaatttttgataattttacgt from Impatiens glandulifera chromosome 9, dImpGla2.1, whole genome shotgun sequence includes the following:
- the LOC124916201 gene encoding 7-deoxyloganetic acid glucosyltransferase-like; this encodes MEEERENPNPLPHVLIFPLPVQGPVNCMLKLAELLCLAGGITITFLNTDHNHRRLLACTDIENRFSKYPTFQFATVPDGLPEENPRSGDRFMEIFDGLEKMATPLLKKMLAPGGMSKNVNCLIADGILNFAHDVADEVGVPVIYFETISPCGLWACFCLQKLIDSGEVPFEGNDLDVLINNVPGMEGFLRRRDLPNFYRVNDLKNHPLVGKLVLENRRVPEARGLILNTFEELDGPIALAQIRCLVPNVYSIGPIHSYLKSQLAKTQSITSKDSTNSLWKEDRSCMNWLDQQPDKSVIYVSIGSLAVMEKHQVIEFWYGLVNSCRRFLWVRRPNAVIAGGDLLNEEIPDEIKKATEERGCLVSWAPQEDVISHRAIAGFFTHSGWNSTLESIVSGVPMLCWPQFFDQLVNGRMVSEIWKIGLDMKDTCDRVVIERLINELVEEGKREKFAGSANELARMAEQSIMENGSSQSNFKRLVDDIKSMVNVNL
- the LOC124914197 gene encoding MLO-like protein 8, whose protein sequence is MAVVDSGVKTSRELDQTPTWAVAGVCAIIILISLALEKGLHKVGTWFTVKQKKALFEALEKVKAELMILGFISLLLTFSQYYIAEICIPVKVANTFLPCPLKYPAKSKLPGGARRLFSLERRILAGGKGAACKNGKVPLITVEGLHQLHILIFFMAVLHVIYSATTMGLGRLKIRGWKQWEEETLSPDYEVSNDPSRFRLSHETSFVRAHTSYWTKIPIFFYMGCFFRQFAKSVSKSDYLTLRNGFINVHLAPGSKFNFQRYIKRSLEDDFKTIVGVTPFLWASFVFFLFLNIDGWLTLFWASLIPPIIILSVGTKLQAIITRMALDISERHAVVQGMPLVEGSDKYFWFGKPKLLLQLIHFALFQNAFQITYFLWIMYKFELTSCFHDNFGLRIAKVVFGIGILFLCSYITLPLYALVAQMGTQLKRSIFDEHTSKALENWRKAALKNEQNI